The Bernardetia litoralis DSM 6794 genome includes a window with the following:
- a CDS encoding vWA domain-containing protein, protein MTYSNFSQKSVQQLIIFSFLAFIFSFSFITNSFAQDESATDSTPTEEHMDVILAIDVSSSMKVEDVTPTRLEAVKSAAQQLMSVHPTARYGIILFAGESMIYARLGDPDIDLYQLLEQINTDLVDGTGTVIGEALDASIKEFERVGSTNRKIIIFSDGATSETDNLFKRALFLTSKKNVEVYAIGVGQAGEASITTPDQEHITIKSPYNDESLKAISTFTNGKYYHAQSFEEMSKIAEEISLLLNSK, encoded by the coding sequence ATGACCTATTCTAATTTTTCTCAAAAATCGGTACAACAATTAATTATTTTTTCTTTTTTAGCTTTTATCTTCTCATTTTCTTTTATAACAAATTCTTTTGCTCAAGATGAGAGTGCAACAGATAGTACTCCGACAGAAGAACACATGGACGTGATTTTGGCTATTGATGTTTCTTCTTCTATGAAGGTAGAAGACGTAACACCAACACGATTAGAAGCCGTAAAATCGGCAGCACAACAGCTTATGAGTGTTCACCCAACAGCACGTTATGGTATCATACTTTTCGCTGGTGAATCTATGATTTATGCTCGTTTGGGCGACCCAGATATAGATTTATATCAACTTTTGGAGCAAATAAATACAGATTTGGTAGATGGAACAGGAACTGTAATCGGAGAAGCTCTTGATGCTTCTATTAAAGAATTTGAACGTGTAGGTTCTACAAATAGAAAAATTATTATTTTTAGCGATGGAGCTACTTCTGAAACAGATAATCTTTTCAAACGTGCTTTGTTCTTGACAAGTAAAAAAAATGTAGAAGTTTATGCAATCGGTGTCGGACAAGCAGGAGAAGCATCTATTACTACACCAGACCAAGAACATATTACTATCAAAAGTCCATATAATGATGAGTCTTTGAAGGCAATAAGTACTTTTACGAATGGAAAATATTATCATGCACAGAGTTTTGAGGAAATGAGCAAGATAGCAGAGGAAATTTCTCTTCTTCTTAATTCTAAATAA
- a CDS encoding AI-2E family transporter: protein MSKRLVLLCLGILIAAILSWFFSTIVGYFIIAMVFSAVLQTPTNYINQIQIAGIQLPRAVAVMLSFSIFAGIIALFVLLFIPLVSEQIEFISVLDYNSLFSTIISPIDYIEKFLIEKKWVNEKEGFLMTELQNYFLEFFKDMKFGNVINQILDTTSTVLIGAISVMFISFFLLYEKGLFRRNIIALIPNAYFEVSISAIYKIEKLLSNYLFGLLIQMFSIFTLVSIGLIVSEVKYALTIAIFAAIANLIPYIGPILGASFGLIVSLSTQLQQTQDTAFSILAIKVIIVFLIVQFSDNLLLQPIIFSRSIKAHPLEIFSVVFMGAALAGAVGMIFAIPVYTILRVMALEFWKGYKEYRIFSKG, encoded by the coding sequence ATGAGTAAACGTTTAGTCCTTCTTTGTCTAGGAATCCTTATTGCAGCCATTTTGAGTTGGTTTTTTTCGACCATTGTAGGTTATTTCATAATTGCGATGGTTTTTAGTGCTGTTCTTCAAACTCCAACTAATTATATCAATCAGATTCAAATTGCAGGCATTCAGTTACCTCGTGCTGTGGCTGTGATGCTTTCTTTTTCTATTTTTGCTGGAATTATTGCTCTTTTTGTCTTGCTTTTTATTCCTTTAGTTTCTGAACAGATAGAATTTATTTCGGTTTTAGATTATAATTCCCTTTTCTCAACTATTATTTCTCCTATTGATTATATAGAAAAATTTTTGATAGAGAAAAAATGGGTAAATGAAAAAGAAGGGTTTTTAATGACTGAATTGCAAAATTATTTTTTGGAGTTTTTCAAAGATATGAAATTTGGAAATGTTATTAATCAAATTCTTGATACTACCAGTACAGTTTTGATAGGAGCAATTTCGGTCATGTTTATTTCTTTTTTTTTACTGTATGAAAAGGGACTTTTTAGAAGAAACATTATTGCATTGATTCCAAATGCTTATTTTGAAGTTTCTATAAGTGCTATTTATAAAATTGAAAAATTACTTTCTAATTATCTTTTTGGGCTTTTAATTCAGATGTTTTCGATTTTTACATTGGTTTCGATTGGGCTTATTGTTTCAGAAGTAAAATATGCCCTTACAATAGCTATTTTTGCAGCCATCGCAAATCTTATTCCTTATATAGGTCCTATTTTGGGAGCTTCTTTTGGGCTTATTGTTTCGCTTTCTACTCAGCTTCAACAAACTCAAGATACTGCATTTTCTATTTTAGCAATCAAAGTAATTATCGTATTTTTGATAGTTCAATTTTCTGATAACCTTCTTCTTCAACCAATTATTTTTTCAAGAAGTATAAAAGCGCACCCTTTAGAAATATTTAGTGTTGTTTTTATGGGAGCTGCCTTAGCTGGTGCTGTGGGAATGATTTTCGCAATTCCTGTTTATACTATTTTGAGGGTTATGGCTTTAGAATTTTGGAAAGGATATAAAGAATACAGAATTTTTAGTAAAGGATAA
- a CDS encoding proline dehydrogenase family protein, translating to MNTQPNVNLTDLSALEIIQMAKKHVSFDDTEIAFATRSDFDLKKMNLLFWTMNKPTLVDSGTPLLKLAFKIKMPFVKPVVKNTLFEHFCGGETIEESERTVIQLTQAGIGTILDYSVEGEKSTEGFEKTKGEIIRTIERAKGDANIPFCVFKVTGIGDSKILEKIQANEPLNTEEQNSWEEIQFRMNEICEAAHQNKVRIFVDGEETWFQETIDNLTYQMMRKFNKTEPLIYNTYQMYTIDRLEKLKLAHQNAIEGEYYVGAKIVRGAYMEKERKRAEEKGYTDPIQPDKLSTDRDFDAAMEFCVENRERMALCAGTHNELSCYSLVVLIDAHNIKKNDPNFHFAQLYGMSDNMSNNLAAAGYNVAKYVPYGAVKDVMPYLMRRADENTAIAGQTSREYLLIQKEIERRKQVRSIF from the coding sequence ATGAATACACAACCTAACGTAAACTTAACTGATTTATCTGCTTTAGAGATTATTCAGATGGCAAAAAAGCATGTTTCCTTCGATGATACCGAAATCGCTTTTGCTACCCGTTCCGATTTTGACCTAAAAAAGATGAATTTGCTTTTTTGGACAATGAACAAACCTACTCTTGTTGATTCAGGAACACCACTTCTAAAATTAGCTTTCAAAATTAAAATGCCCTTTGTAAAGCCAGTTGTCAAAAATACACTTTTTGAGCATTTTTGTGGTGGAGAAACTATCGAAGAGAGCGAAAGAACAGTTATACAACTTACTCAAGCAGGAATAGGAACAATTTTAGATTATTCAGTAGAAGGAGAAAAATCTACGGAAGGATTCGAAAAAACAAAAGGAGAAATCATCAGAACAATAGAAAGAGCAAAAGGAGATGCAAATATTCCTTTTTGTGTTTTTAAAGTTACAGGTATTGGAGATTCAAAAATTTTAGAAAAAATACAAGCAAATGAGCCTTTAAATACAGAAGAGCAAAATAGTTGGGAAGAAATACAGTTTCGAATGAATGAAATTTGTGAAGCTGCTCATCAAAATAAAGTTCGAATTTTTGTAGATGGAGAAGAAACTTGGTTTCAAGAAACGATTGATAATTTGACGTATCAAATGATGCGAAAATTCAATAAAACAGAACCTTTAATTTATAATACCTATCAAATGTACACCATTGATAGACTTGAAAAATTGAAATTAGCGCATCAAAATGCCATTGAAGGAGAATATTATGTGGGCGCAAAAATTGTTCGTGGCGCATATATGGAAAAAGAACGCAAACGAGCAGAAGAAAAAGGATATACAGACCCAATTCAGCCTGATAAATTAAGTACAGATAGAGATTTTGATGCTGCAATGGAGTTTTGTGTAGAAAATAGAGAGCGTATGGCTCTTTGTGCAGGAACACACAACGAACTCAGTTGTTATTCGCTTGTTGTTTTGATAGATGCTCACAATATAAAAAAAAATGACCCTAATTTTCATTTTGCACAGCTTTATGGAATGAGCGATAATATGTCAAATAATTTGGCAGCAGCAGGATATAATGTGGCAAAATATGTTCCCTATGGTGCAGTAAAAGATGTTATGCCCTATTTAATGCGAAGAGCCGACGAAAATACAGCCATTGCAGGACAGACCAGTAGAGAATATTTATTGATACAAAAAGAAATAGAACGTAGAAAACAAGTAAGAAGTATTTTTTAA
- a CDS encoding DUF2459 domain-containing protein → MSHKKNYFLCFLHFSTKTILLSFCIYLLIVLIGGYFWTINPTELNSNQAENQTEIEIYITSNGFHSDVVIPIQTETNFFKILNQDSFINSYLGNTNSYKWLSIGWGDKGFYKESYNGNFPSVSSCLNAALVPSETLMHLDFYRNNLKESKNCKKIKLKKGEYQSLLQHIVESFRTVKKDSKNKITKFIRLPQKGYSNSDYFFEAKGSYHLFYTCNSWTNEGLQKANQKTALFAPLAQTILYHLK, encoded by the coding sequence ATGAGTCATAAAAAAAATTACTTTCTGTGTTTTTTACATTTTTCTACAAAAACTATTCTCCTTAGTTTTTGTATTTATTTGCTTATTGTATTGATTGGAGGCTATTTTTGGACTATAAATCCAACAGAATTAAATTCTAATCAAGCAGAAAATCAAACTGAAATAGAAATTTATATTACTTCAAATGGATTTCATTCTGATGTTGTCATTCCTATTCAAACTGAAACTAATTTTTTCAAAATTTTAAATCAAGATTCTTTTATCAATTCATATTTAGGAAATACAAATTCGTACAAATGGCTTTCTATTGGTTGGGGAGATAAAGGATTTTATAAGGAATCTTATAATGGAAATTTTCCTTCTGTTTCTTCTTGTTTGAATGCTGCTTTAGTACCTTCTGAAACGCTTATGCACTTAGATTTTTATAGAAATAATTTGAAGGAAAGTAAAAATTGTAAGAAAATAAAGTTAAAAAAGGGTGAATATCAAAGTTTATTGCAACATATTGTTGAGAGTTTCCGAACTGTAAAAAAAGATTCTAAAAATAAAATCACTAAATTTATTCGTTTGCCTCAAAAAGGATATTCTAATTCTGATTATTTCTTTGAAGCAAAAGGTAGTTATCATTTATTTTATACTTGCAACAGTTGGACAAATGAAGGTTTGCAGAAAGCAAATCAAAAAACAGCTCTTTTTGCACCATTGGCACAAACAATTTTATATCATCTTAAATAA
- a CDS encoding carboxypeptidase-like regulatory domain-containing protein — protein MKQIKTLTQQPMKNFILKFGIAFLFILISSTCFSSFSFGQGENQMVRFSGIVVEGDSSYGVSGVHIYIPKAGRGSVTNALGYFTMPAMEGDTVMVSAVGYKSSQMVIPKRGEAIYSVFIDLKQDVQMLNEVVILPYANASEFKEMVLAMDTSDPLIEQMKENLDNEKLNQMAANMPMNANSNYRFLMQQNLNARNNKFFAPSIPLLNPFAWSKFIESIRNKDYKKSLRTTSGSSTGN, from the coding sequence ATGAAGCAAATCAAAACTCTTACTCAACAACCTATGAAAAATTTTATCCTAAAATTTGGAATTGCTTTTCTATTTATCCTAATTTCTAGTACTTGTTTTTCCTCTTTTTCTTTTGGGCAAGGAGAAAACCAAATGGTGCGTTTTTCTGGAATTGTAGTAGAAGGAGATAGTTCGTATGGGGTTTCTGGAGTTCATATTTATATTCCTAAAGCTGGGCGAGGAAGTGTTACCAATGCACTTGGCTATTTTACGATGCCAGCTATGGAAGGAGATACTGTGATGGTAAGTGCAGTAGGTTATAAAAGCTCTCAAATGGTAATTCCTAAACGTGGAGAAGCCATTTATTCTGTTTTTATAGATTTGAAACAAGATGTTCAGATGCTAAATGAAGTTGTAATTTTGCCTTATGCCAATGCAAGTGAATTTAAAGAAATGGTTTTGGCAATGGATACTTCTGACCCACTTATCGAACAAATGAAAGAAAACTTAGACAATGAAAAACTTAATCAAATGGCTGCAAATATGCCAATGAATGCCAATTCCAATTATAGATTTTTGATGCAACAAAACTTAAATGCAAGAAATAATAAATTCTTTGCTCCCTCTATTCCTCTTCTAAATCCATTTGCTTGGTCTAAATTTATTGAATCAATCAGAAATAAAGATTATAAAAAATCATTACGAACAACAAGTGGCAGTAGTACAGGAAATTAA
- a CDS encoding HlyD family secretion protein: MLGISKNRMPEGDRLFKDFYVFELLQTPRYGKIVAYWALGIFIAGIAFLFLPWQQNVAGFGQLTAFRPEDRPQKVYPVIGGRIEAWHIQEGQFVNAGDTIARISEIKDYYFDPNLTDRMASQIDAQGNAIGSLGDKAVALDQQIAADKAAMALEVNQAKNKVEQLKYKITIDSADLVAIETQYQNAINQYEREQELFAKGLTSKTDLENKQLKAKESTAKLNSAQNKLATTRNEYLNTVLGVSAKRAAYLSKIAKAESDKSSTLAYVNENEQKLTKLENELTNVEVRKENYIIRAPQSGYVVKSLLTGIGEIVKEGQALITIMPENPQLAVELYVGANDVPLLQRGTHVRLQFDGWPSLVFSGWESATVGTFGGKIAVIDYVNTKNKYRILVVPDTELENEEGWPAALRVGSGVYGWAMLNEVPIWYELWRQLNAFPPLPVEGSDYGSKEEKDKLEQLEYDSKLKR; this comes from the coding sequence ATGTTAGGAATTTCGAAAAACAGAATGCCTGAAGGAGATAGATTATTTAAAGATTTTTATGTCTTTGAGCTTCTCCAAACACCTCGTTATGGAAAAATAGTTGCGTATTGGGCATTAGGAATTTTTATTGCAGGAATTGCATTTTTATTTCTTCCTTGGCAGCAAAATGTTGCAGGATTTGGACAGCTTACAGCATTTCGTCCAGAAGATAGACCACAAAAAGTGTATCCTGTTATAGGTGGGCGAATAGAAGCATGGCACATACAAGAAGGGCAATTTGTCAATGCAGGAGATACTATTGCACGTATTTCAGAAATAAAAGATTATTATTTTGACCCAAATCTGACCGATAGAATGGCTAGTCAGATTGATGCTCAAGGTAATGCAATTGGTTCTTTGGGAGATAAAGCTGTTGCCTTAGACCAACAAATTGCAGCCGATAAAGCAGCCATGGCATTGGAGGTAAATCAAGCAAAAAATAAAGTAGAACAACTAAAATACAAAATTACAATAGATAGTGCTGATTTGGTAGCCATCGAAACACAATATCAAAATGCTATCAATCAATATGAACGTGAACAAGAGCTTTTTGCAAAAGGATTAACCTCAAAGACAGATTTAGAAAATAAACAATTAAAAGCAAAAGAATCAACAGCAAAACTTAATTCTGCTCAAAATAAATTAGCTACTACAAGAAATGAATATCTCAATACAGTTTTAGGTGTTTCTGCCAAACGAGCAGCTTATTTGAGCAAAATTGCAAAAGCTGAATCGGATAAAAGTTCGACACTTGCTTATGTAAATGAAAATGAACAAAAATTAACCAAGCTTGAAAATGAGCTTACAAATGTAGAAGTCAGAAAGGAAAATTATATTATTCGTGCACCTCAATCGGGTTATGTAGTAAAATCATTACTTACAGGAATTGGAGAAATAGTGAAAGAAGGACAAGCACTTATTACAATTATGCCTGAAAATCCACAACTTGCAGTAGAATTGTATGTAGGAGCAAATGATGTTCCTTTGCTTCAACGTGGGACACATGTGCGTTTGCAATTTGATGGCTGGCCTTCACTTGTTTTTTCAGGTTGGGAATCTGCAACAGTTGGTACATTTGGTGGAAAAATAGCTGTTATTGATTATGTTAATACAAAAAATAAATATCGTATTTTGGTAGTGCCAGATACAGAATTAGAAAATGAAGAAGGTTGGCCTGCTGCTTTGCGTGTAGGAAGTGGTGTTTATGGTTGGGCAATGCTCAATGAAGTTCCGATTTGGTACGAACTATGGCGACAACTCAATGCTTTTCCTCCTCTGCCTGTTGAGGGAAGTGATTATGGAAGTAAAGAAGAAAAAGATAAGCTGGAACAGCTAGAATATGATTCTAAATTGAAAAGGTAG
- a CDS encoding DUF4920 domain-containing protein, with amino-acid sequence MKVIGKIGECCQKKGCWMKVPISETEEMLVRFKDYGFFVPMDSEGKEIVMEGKVKKEIIPVAQLRHYAEDAGKSKEEIEKITEDEVKISFMATGVVIKG; translated from the coding sequence ATAAAAGTAATTGGAAAAATAGGAGAATGTTGTCAGAAGAAAGGATGTTGGATGAAAGTTCCAATCTCTGAAACAGAAGAAATGTTAGTTCGTTTCAAAGATTATGGCTTTTTTGTTCCTATGGATTCGGAAGGTAAAGAGATTGTAATGGAGGGAAAAGTGAAAAAAGAAATTATTCCAGTGGCACAACTTCGTCATTATGCAGAAGATGCAGGAAAATCAAAAGAGGAGATTGAAAAAATTACAGAAGATGAAGTCAAAATTTCTTTTATGGCAACAGGTGTGGTTATTAAAGGATAA
- a CDS encoding toll/interleukin-1 receptor domain-containing protein, with translation MAYGTETEIKGIKKAIDLLLEKQEFLSEELGIASGNQKFSLKKQLQQLETELETYRQKIQKLKEENSSTSDLKGLDNKTQKAHEEMKENLKEEEIAPKEKKKINIFVSYSSKDRDLREILQSHLIHRKDFEYLQWTDTQIDLGADWKSTIEKALKGSNIAILLVSSNFASSSFINQNELTEFFERQQKLFNSSCFG, from the coding sequence ATGGCGTATGGAACGGAAACAGAAATAAAAGGAATCAAAAAAGCGATTGATTTACTTTTAGAGAAACAAGAATTTTTATCAGAAGAACTAGGAATAGCAAGTGGCAATCAAAAATTTTCACTCAAAAAGCAATTACAACAATTAGAAACTGAACTTGAAACATACCGTCAGAAAATCCAAAAATTGAAAGAAGAGAATTCTTCTACTTCTGACTTAAAAGGTTTAGATAATAAAACTCAAAAAGCACATGAGGAAATGAAAGAGAATTTGAAGGAAGAGGAGATTGCACCTAAAGAGAAAAAGAAAATCAATATTTTTGTTTCTTATTCTAGCAAAGACAGAGATTTGAGAGAAATTTTGCAAAGTCATTTGATACATCGTAAAGATTTTGAGTATTTACAATGGACAGATACACAGATTGATTTGGGTGCAGATTGGAAATCAACTATTGAAAAAGCATTAAAAGGAAGTAACATAGCTATTTTATTAGTAAGTTCTAATTTTGCTTCTTCTAGCTTTATTAATCAAAATGAATTGACAGAGTTTTTTGAAAGACAACAAAAGCTATTTAATTCTTCCTGTTTTGGTTAG
- a CDS encoding response regulator transcription factor, which translates to MHNILLAEDDHNLGQILSEYLEIKGFGVTLARDGKEALDAFFKEDNVFDICILDVMMPNIDGFTAAKEIRKIDKHTPIVFLTAKSMKEDRIEGLQIGADDYMTKPFSMEELLLRVQAILRRTIITDSSPALRKFNIGELLFDYDAQLLKSNNGDETKLTSKETELLRMLCENKNQTLERSKALNEIWGDDNYFNARSMDVYVTKLRKYLRADAHLKILNVHGTGFKLVELDESSIS; encoded by the coding sequence ATGCATAATATTTTGTTAGCTGAAGACGACCACAACTTAGGTCAAATTTTAAGTGAGTATTTAGAAATCAAAGGATTTGGTGTTACCCTTGCCAGAGATGGAAAAGAAGCATTAGACGCATTTTTTAAAGAAGACAATGTTTTTGACATTTGTATCTTAGACGTAATGATGCCAAATATAGATGGATTTACGGCAGCCAAAGAAATCAGAAAAATAGACAAACATACACCTATCGTATTTTTGACTGCAAAAAGCATGAAAGAAGATCGTATAGAAGGGCTTCAAATCGGAGCAGATGATTATATGACAAAACCATTTTCGATGGAAGAGTTATTGCTTCGTGTACAAGCTATTTTACGTCGCACAATTATTACTGATAGCTCTCCAGCACTTCGTAAGTTTAATATTGGCGAGCTTCTTTTTGATTATGATGCTCAACTTCTCAAATCAAACAATGGAGATGAAACAAAATTGACATCTAAAGAAACAGAGCTTTTACGTATGCTTTGTGAAAATAAAAACCAAACTTTGGAACGTTCAAAAGCCTTAAATGAAATTTGGGGAGATGATAATTACTTCAATGCTCGTAGTATGGACGTTTATGTAACAAAATTACGTAAATATTTGCGTGCAGATGCACACCTCAAAATTTTGAATGTTCATGGAACAGGTTTCAAACTTGTTGAGCTTGATGAGAGTTCTATTTCGTAA
- a CDS encoding SDR family NAD(P)-dependent oxidoreductase, translated as MKAALITGASSGIGLELAHIMAKEKHNLVLVARSIDKLNQLAEELIQTQGIKVTTYKADLSNSEEIENLYKQTQEDGIEISYLINNAGFGEYGKFIENDWQKINSMMQLNMVSLVHLTNLFSKNMISSKFGKIMNVASTAAFQPIPYMAIYAATKSFVLSFSEAIASELKDHGITVTALCPGMTGTGFVDAANMEDTKFFDKAKQNMATPEEVAEYGYEAMMKGKTVAVHGVINSLMAQSARFLPRDLITTITKKLQE; from the coding sequence ATGAAAGCAGCACTTATTACTGGCGCATCTAGTGGAATTGGGCTTGAATTAGCTCACATAATGGCAAAAGAAAAACATAATTTGGTTTTGGTAGCTCGTAGTATTGACAAGCTCAACCAGCTTGCAGAAGAACTTATACAAACACAGGGAATAAAAGTAACTACCTATAAAGCAGATTTGAGTAATTCAGAAGAAATTGAAAATCTGTACAAACAAACTCAAGAAGATGGCATTGAAATAAGTTATTTGATAAATAATGCAGGTTTTGGAGAATATGGAAAATTTATTGAAAACGATTGGCAAAAAATTAATTCCATGATGCAATTAAATATGGTTTCGCTTGTTCATCTGACAAATTTATTTTCAAAAAATATGATAAGTTCGAAATTTGGAAAAATTATGAATGTTGCTTCAACTGCTGCTTTTCAACCAATACCTTATATGGCAATTTATGCAGCGACAAAATCTTTTGTGCTTTCGTTTTCTGAAGCAATTGCAAGTGAATTAAAAGACCATGGAATAACTGTAACAGCACTCTGCCCTGGTATGACAGGAACAGGGTTTGTAGATGCTGCCAATATGGAAGATACCAAATTTTTTGATAAAGCAAAGCAAAATATGGCAACTCCAGAAGAAGTAGCAGAATATGGTTATGAAGCCATGATGAAAGGAAAAACGGTTGCTGTTCATGGTGTTATTAATTCTCTTATGGCACAGTCTGCAAGATTTTTGCCTAGAGATTTGATAACTACAATAACTAAAAAATTGCAAGAATAA
- a CDS encoding DUF819 domain-containing protein, protein MNSPLFTNDAVILGVLMLVLAFVFSTSNSKNKFWQKFYTYCPALLLCYFIPALLNYPFHLISPEWFDEKILDLAASLNISIPEGSNFHDIKEILIQNNVDESQYKGLIKDSKLYHVASRYLLPVSLVLLCLSIDLKGVINLGWRAIVMFLAATLSIILGGGIALFLVHAISPETVAGMGDNAIWRGLATIAGSWIGGGANQAAMKEIYHPSGSLFGAMIVIDVVVANIWMGFLLYGANMSDKIDKILKADNSAITSLKKKMEDFQAKHARIPSTTDFFMILAVGFGATAAAHFFADIVTPFMESYKELLTRLKLTSLMSGFFWLVVFATTIGVLLSFTKLRNLEGAGASKIGSVCIYILVTTIGMHMNLAEIGQYLGLFFLGIIWMIIHVSILLFVAYLIKAPFFFVAVGSQANIGGAASAPVVASAFSTALAPVGVLLAVLGYALGTYGAIAAALFMQYVYAGG, encoded by the coding sequence ATGAATTCTCCCCTTTTTACAAATGACGCTGTTATTTTAGGTGTTTTGATGCTTGTTTTGGCTTTTGTTTTTTCTACTTCAAATAGTAAAAATAAATTTTGGCAAAAATTTTATACGTACTGTCCAGCTTTATTATTGTGTTATTTTATTCCAGCTTTATTAAATTATCCCTTTCATCTTATTTCCCCAGAATGGTTTGATGAAAAAATATTGGATTTGGCAGCTTCGCTCAATATTTCTATTCCAGAAGGTTCTAATTTTCATGATATAAAAGAAATTCTGATTCAAAATAATGTAGATGAAAGTCAGTATAAAGGATTGATTAAAGATTCAAAACTTTACCATGTTGCTTCACGGTATTTATTGCCTGTTTCTTTGGTTTTGCTTTGTTTGAGTATTGATTTGAAAGGTGTAATTAATTTAGGTTGGCGTGCAATAGTTATGTTCTTGGCTGCAACTCTGAGTATTATTTTGGGTGGTGGAATTGCTCTTTTTCTTGTTCATGCAATTAGTCCTGAAACAGTTGCAGGAATGGGCGATAATGCCATTTGGAGAGGACTAGCAACGATTGCAGGAAGTTGGATTGGAGGAGGAGCAAATCAAGCAGCGATGAAAGAAATTTATCATCCAAGTGGAAGTTTGTTTGGAGCAATGATAGTAATTGATGTTGTGGTTGCTAATATTTGGATGGGATTTTTGCTGTATGGTGCAAATATGAGTGATAAAATTGATAAAATATTAAAGGCTGATAATTCTGCGATTACTTCTTTAAAGAAAAAAATGGAAGATTTTCAAGCCAAACATGCACGTATTCCAAGCACAACAGATTTCTTTATGATTTTGGCTGTGGGTTTTGGTGCAACAGCAGCAGCTCACTTTTTTGCTGACATTGTTACGCCTTTTATGGAAAGTTATAAAGAATTACTCACAAGATTAAAATTAACTTCCTTGATGAGTGGTTTCTTTTGGCTTGTTGTTTTTGCTACTACAATAGGCGTTTTGCTTTCTTTTACAAAATTGAGAAATTTAGAAGGTGCAGGCGCATCAAAAATTGGAAGTGTTTGTATTTATATTTTAGTAACGACAATCGGAATGCACATGAATCTTGCCGAAATTGGGCAATATTTAGGACTGTTTTTCTTAGGAATTATTTGGATGATTATCCATGTTAGTATTTTGCTTTTTGTAGCTTATTTGATAAAAGCTCCTTTCTTTTTTGTGGCTGTTGGAAGTCAAGCTAATATTGGTGGTGCTGCTTCTGCGCCTGTGGTGGCTTCGGCTTTTAGTACTGCACTTGCGCCTGTGGGTGTTTTATTGGCTGTTTTGGGTTATGCGCTTGGTACTTATGGAGCAATTGCAGCAGCTTTATTTATGCAATATGTGTACGCTGGTGGTTAG